The Athene noctua chromosome 3, bAthNoc1.hap1.1, whole genome shotgun sequence genome includes a region encoding these proteins:
- the RPAP3 gene encoding RNA polymerase II-associated protein 3 has translation MSTPNKALELQLQMKQNAEELQDFMRELESWEKDIKEVDSELRKQSGVPEENLPPIRNKTFKKKKKSKNKVPSKITTEENKKNKIKSYDYEAWGKLDVDKILEELDKEDSTHDSISPESDSEEDGIRIDAEKALAEKEKGNNYFKQGNFDEAIKCYTRGMHSDPYNPVLPTNRASAFYRMKKFSVAESDCNLALALDKNYTKAYARRGAARFALKNLQGAKEDYEKVLELDANNFEAKNELKKIDQALSSRSSEQKEFEDVVRPELTDEEKQRIEYQQQKQKAITEKDLGNGYFKEGKYETAIECYTRGIAADGTNALLPANRAMAYLKIEKYEEAENDCTQALLLDASYSKAFARRGAARVALGKLKEAMQDFEAVLKLEPGNKQAVNELTKIRNELAEKEQWTHQEYPAVLIKETEIKNIVKLIDNPLYLKSTKPLRRIPIEETDDDTPNSDLPSTTALISNWRNSVSVETTDNLDQDDQLTTTDIPKAKHLKIEEISDISPLQFPASVKGISSVLHPSFPVNKQREKEIKRSFRSASPVPAIPANSFQLESDFRKLKDCPENMYLYLKQIEPSLYSKLFQKSLDPDLFNQILKILHDFYIEKEEPLLILEILQRLSELKRFDMAIMFMSGSEKKIAQVLFNHLRHMGLKDTSVEELEKKYGIFS, from the exons ATGAGCACACCAAATAAAGCACTGGAACTACAGCTGCAAATGAAGCAAAATGCTGAAGAGCTGCAGGATTTTATGAGAGAATTGGAGAGCTGGGAAAAAGATATTAAAGAAGTGGATTCTGAACTAAGAAAACAGAGTGGTGTCCCAGAAGAG AATTTGCCACCAATTCGAAACAagacttttaagaaaaagaagaaaagcaaaaataaagtcCCTTCAAAGATAACCACcgaggaaaacaagaaaaacaagataaaGTCTTATGATTATGAAGCATGGGGAAAACTTGATGTG GATAAAATACTTGAAGAACTTGATAAAGAAGATAGTACTCATGATTCTATATCTCCAGAATCAGACTCTGAGGAAGATGGAATCCGTATAGATGCAGAAAAAGCtcttgcagagaaggaaaag GGTAATAACTACTTTAAACAAGGGAACTTTGATGAAGCTATAAAATGCTACACTAGAGGGATGCATTCTGATCCGTATAATCCAGTATTGCCCACAAACAGAGCATCAGCTTTTTATAGAATGAAAAA GTTTTCTGTTGCAGAATCTGACTGCAATTTAGCGCTTGCTTTAGATAAAAATTACACAAAGGCTTATGCCAGAAGAGGGGCTGCTCgctttgctttgaaaaatcttcAAGGTGCTAAAGAAG ATTATGAAAAAGTTTTAGAGCTGGATGCAAACAACTTTGAAGCAAAAAATGAACTGAAGAAAATTGATCAG GCTCTGTCATCAAGAAGCTCTGAACAGAAAGAGTTTGAAGATGTGGTCAGACCAGAATTAACAGATGAAGAGAAGCAGCGCATTGAATaccagcagcaaaagcagaaggCTATTACAGAGAAGGATCTG GGTAATGGTTATTTCAAAGAAGGAAAGTATGAGACTGCAATAGAATGTTATACCCGTGGTATAGCAGCAGATGGCACCAATGCACTTCTGCCAGCTAACAGAGCCATGGCCTATCTAAAGATCGAAAA ATATGAAGAGGCAGAAAATGACTGTACACAAGCTCTGCTCTTAGATGCCTCCTATTCTAAAGCCTTTGCCAGAAGAGGAGCTGCCAGAGTTGCTCTTGGAAAGTTAAAAGAAGCTATGCAAG ACTTTGAAGCTGTTCTGAAGCTGGAACCTGGAAATAAACAAGCAGTAAACGAACTCACTAAAATAAGGAAT gaattaGCTGAAAAAGAACAGTGGACTCATCAAGAATATCCTGCAGTAttgataaaagaaacagaaataaaaaacatagtGAAACTGATTGATAATCCATTATACCTGAAATCAACA AAGCCTCTGCGAAGAATACCCATTGaggaaacagatgatgacacacCAAATAGTGATTTGCCCAGCACTACTGCTTTAATAAGTAACTGGAGGAATTCAGTGAGTGTTGAAACAACAGACAATCTAGATCAGGATGATCAGTTGACTACAACAGACATTCCAAAAGCAAAGCACTTGAAAATAGAAGAAATCAGTGATATATCACCATTACA GTTTCCTGCTAGTGTGAAAGGAATTTCATCAGTGTTGCATCCATCTTTCCCTGTGAAcaaacagagggaaaaagaaatcaaaaggtCATTTAGGTCTGCTTCTCCAGTCCCTGCCATTCCGGCAAATTCTTTCCAGCTTGAGTCTGATTTCAGGAAGTTAAAAGACTGCCCAGAAAATATGTACTTATACCTGAAG caaatagaGCCTTCGCTTTATTCAAAACTGTTCCAGAAATCCTTAGATCCAGACTTGTTTAACCAGATTCTGAAAATTCTACATGATTTCTATATTGA GAAAGAGGAGCCATTGCTCATCCTTGAAATCCTCCAGAGGCTATCTGAATTAAAAAGATTTGATATGGCAATAATGTTTATGTCAGgctcagagaaaaaaa TTGCACAGGTATTGTTCAATCATTTGAGACACATGGGATTGAAAGACACTTCTGTTGAAGAATTGGAGAAGAAATATGGCATTTTCTCTTAA